From the Polyangiaceae bacterium genome, one window contains:
- the xseA gene encoding exodeoxyribonuclease VII large subunit translates to MTTEQVIGVAELDRRLRRAVEQATVQTWVQGEIGSLRIAASGHAYFVLKDEREDAVIDCVLYRMDAGRARRHLQEGARVQIGGRATVWAPRGRLQWVGTEVRPAGRGALLEALERLKEQLRSEGLFDEDRKRPLPLQARTVGVVTSSSGAAFHDIRSVAFRRGGAHLVLAPAQVQGEGAVPSLLRALDLIERHPSVDVVIVGRGGGSFEDLMAFNDERLVRRLAILRVPVVSAVGHEIDFTLADLVADARAATPSQAAELVIPDALAQRALLAKTVRQLARAATGLVAERRADVLARERRLRDPRFLIAERQQGLDELRHSLLAGQQRRLHLLQDRSTALQGRLRAQHPRTVLARGRGRLDPLRTRLQSAVKMQLTRSARQLASAGARLDGLSPLAVLGRGYAIALTLEGRAVRDSRELEPGQALRVRVHTGTFGARVTSVEGGDE, encoded by the coding sequence ATGACGACGGAACAGGTCATTGGCGTGGCGGAACTCGACCGGCGCTTGCGGCGCGCGGTGGAGCAGGCGACCGTGCAGACCTGGGTTCAGGGGGAGATCGGCTCCCTGCGCATCGCCGCCAGCGGTCACGCCTATTTCGTGCTGAAAGACGAGCGCGAGGACGCGGTGATCGACTGCGTGCTGTATCGCATGGATGCGGGGCGGGCGCGTCGACATCTGCAAGAGGGGGCGCGGGTCCAGATCGGGGGGCGCGCCACGGTCTGGGCGCCTCGCGGCCGCCTGCAATGGGTCGGGACCGAAGTGCGCCCGGCAGGGCGCGGAGCACTGCTGGAGGCATTGGAGCGTCTGAAGGAGCAGCTGCGGTCGGAAGGTCTGTTCGACGAAGACCGCAAACGTCCGTTGCCCCTCCAGGCCAGGACCGTCGGGGTCGTGACCAGCAGCAGCGGCGCCGCGTTTCATGACATTCGCAGCGTGGCGTTTCGCCGGGGTGGCGCGCATCTCGTGCTCGCGCCGGCCCAGGTGCAGGGGGAGGGTGCGGTGCCGTCCCTGTTGCGCGCCCTCGACTTGATCGAGCGGCACCCGAGCGTGGACGTGGTCATCGTCGGCCGCGGCGGCGGGTCCTTCGAAGATCTGATGGCCTTCAACGACGAGCGCCTCGTGCGTCGCCTTGCCATCCTTCGCGTGCCCGTCGTCAGCGCCGTGGGGCACGAGATCGACTTCACCTTGGCGGATCTGGTCGCGGATGCACGCGCGGCGACACCGTCCCAAGCTGCAGAGCTGGTCATTCCCGACGCCCTGGCTCAACGCGCGCTGCTGGCCAAGACCGTGCGTCAGCTCGCTCGCGCTGCCACTGGGCTCGTTGCCGAACGCCGCGCTGACGTACTGGCGCGAGAACGCAGGCTCCGAGATCCACGCTTCTTGATCGCCGAGCGGCAACAAGGCTTGGACGAGCTACGTCACTCCCTTCTCGCGGGCCAACAGCGACGGCTGCACCTGCTGCAGGATCGATCTACGGCACTGCAAGGTCGCCTGCGCGCCCAACATCCGCGCACTGTGCTGGCGCGCGGGCGGGGCCGCCTCGACCCGCTACGCACGCGTTTGCAGAGCGCCGTGAAGATGCAATTGACGCGCAGCGCACGACAGCTCGCTTCCGCGGGGGCACGACTCGACGGGCTCTCACCCCTCGCGGTGCTCGGACGCGGTTACGCCATCGCGCTCACACTGGAAGGGCGGGCCGTGCGCGACAGTCGAGAGCTCGAGCCCGGGCAAGCGCTCAGAGTGCGCGTGCACACCGGGACCTTTGGCGCTCGGGTCACTTCCGTGGAGGGCGGTGACGAGTGA